A genomic window from Salvia hispanica cultivar TCC Black 2014 chromosome 5, UniMelb_Shisp_WGS_1.0, whole genome shotgun sequence includes:
- the LOC125186886 gene encoding uncharacterized protein LOC125186886 → MEAQKTGLSLKQKKSDKQRFKKRSPLQNLNSIHFPKSNTEITSNQSSAAAPRNGSLRILLSSNSSSDASLPSSSSLVRKPRSLPKVGSNFHLKSFRSKENEFPRKPVSDKPKRKQQLFVGRGNGKSKTNPISKTAQMSKISCGRGNAVKKGCEELEEKKLRRSREIGLSEPPFMSLNPVGSSGIRRNAAEESDSRTANGGNGSATSVKTPPVEISVSPEIQSNMMVLKSAATPVCYGTGHLLSGVTDKRKCRRRGSLRGACEKVNLFNEVNDEDVVGDLQDPLIPLPSEASVRWLLSPCNEGGEDQGSESKNKLEECCGNYSLSPSTLCGNVCELGCEDSEFRGSGSIDDVANRTKAGIFKLSRQQNSDRDDKISDALFVATPNSISNGNNVSLGEGNSSVVSLGCLSSGNLIQTPNSECSSYEYIRGSNVEANQMSIVQFELDSITESLDAVSFSSRCESFPYAAFDSSSRSAVPIQLEKNVCSSDSSSTLANLRMNEIRISWRDGIECSIDERDEFDCFPCVSDEEIGGSYQQLKPYRMSHSYKEKDLWMDNDASPIRLEYEPCICAARKDKATRDGIDACAESICTNGGGLAVSCDSDWENIQDTRVK, encoded by the coding sequence ATGGAGGCTCAGAAAACAGGGTTGAGCTTGAAGCAGAAGAAGAGCGACAAGCAACGTTTCAAGAAGAGAAGCCCCCTTCAAAATCTCAACTCCATTCATTTTCCCAAATCCAACACTGAAATTACCTCAAACCAATCTTCTGCTGCTGCTCCTCGAAATGGGTCTTTGAGAATTTTACTTTCCTCAAACTCATCTTCTGATGCTTCATTgccttcctcttcttctttggTGAGAAAGCCCAGATCTTTGCCCAAAGTAGGAAGCAATTTCCATCTGAAATCGTTCAGATCGAAGGAGAATGAGTTTCCCAGGAAACCCGTTTCCGATAAACCCAAGCGGAAGCAGCAGCTCTTTGTCGGGAGGGGAAATGGCAAATCTAAGACAAATCCCATTTCTAAAACTGCTCAAATGTCGAAGATTTCTTGTGGTCGGGGGAATGCAGTGAAGAAGGGTTGTGAAGAATTGGAGGAAAAGAAGTTGAGGAGATCTCGAGAAATTGGATTGAGTGAACCGCCATTCATGAGTTTAAATCCAGTGGGGAGCTCAGGTATTCGACGAAATGCCGCAGAGGAGTCGGATTCGAGAACAGCAAATGGTGGGAATGGCAGCGCTACTTCCGTGAAAACGCCTCCCGTGGAGATCTCAGTGTCTCCTGAAATCCAATCCAATATGATGGTTTTGAAATCAGCTGCAACTCCGGTTTGCTACGGTACAGGCCACCTTCTATCTGGGGTCACTGATAAGAGGAAGTGCCGGCGAAGAGGGAGTTTGCGAGGAGCTTGTGAGAAGGTTAATCTCTTTAATGAGGTGAATGATGAGGATGTGGTCGGTGATTTGCAGGATCCTTTGATTCCTTTGCCTAGTGAGGCTTCGGTGCGCTGGCTGTTGTCTCCGTGCAACGAGGGGGGCGAGGATCAGGGAAGTGAATCGAAGAATAAGCTTGAAGAGTGTTGTGGTAATTACTCTCTCTCGCCTTCGACATTATGTGGAAATGTATGTGAGTTAGGATGTGAAGACAGTGAGTTTAGAGGTAGTGGTAGTATAGATGATGTAGCAAATCGAACGAAAGCTGGAATTTTTAAGCTTTCTCGTCAACAAAATTCTGATCGTGACGATAAAATCAGTGATGCTTTGTTTGTTGCTACCCCCAATTCGATTTCTAACGGTAACAATGTCAGCTTAGGGGAGGGGAATAGTTCAGTAGTCTCTTTAGGTTGTTTGAGTAGTGGAAATCTCATTCAGACACCGAACTCTGAGTGTAGCTCGTATGAGTATATTCGAGGGTCAAATGTGGAGGCGAATCAGATGAGTATTGTCCAGTTTGAGCTTGATTCGATAACAGAATCTCTAGATGCAGTGAGCTTCTCATCTAGATGTGAGAGTTTCCCATACGCAGCATTTGATTCATCTTCTCGTTCTGCTGTCCCCATTCAGCTCGAGAAAAATGTTTGTTCTTCGGATTCGAGTTCCACATTAGCGAACTTAAGAATGAACGAGATCAGGATATCCTGGAGAGATGGGATAGAGTGCAGCATTGACGAGCGCGATGAGTTTGATTGCTTCCCATGCGTGTCAGATGAAGAGATTGGGGGTTCTTATCAGCAGCTCAAACCATACAGAATGTCTCATtcatataaagaaaaagatcTGTGGATGGATAATGATGCATCACCCATTCGTCTTGAGTACGAACCTTGCATTTGTGCAGCACGCAAGGATAAGGCAACCAGGGATGGAATAGACGCGTGTGCTGAGTCAATATGCACCAATGGGGGTGGCTTGGCTGTCTCTTGTGACTCGGATTGGGAAAATATCCAGGACACTCGGGTCAAGTAG